A stretch of the Archangium violaceum genome encodes the following:
- a CDS encoding DUF2330 domain-containing protein → MRFRLLAASLTAGWVSLAAPAAEAFCGFYVGKADTSLFNEASQVVLVRDGERTVVTMSNDYKGALTDFALVVPVPVVLKREQLHVGERKYIERLDAYSAPRLVEYFDEDPCAERMVVLQESLPAAVPAGAGMDAVRRKSLGVTVEAQYTVGEYDILILSAKESEGLETWLRESGYKIPPKAAKALAPYIKQDMKFFVAKVNLKVQKATGFNYLRPLQMAYESKKFMLPIRLGMANARGPQDLVIYAMTRQGRVESSNYRTVKVPSDMDIPVFVKDEFKQFYPALFEKAHEREEKRALFTEYVWDMGWCDPCAADPLSPEELRNLGVFWLDEQNPNGMGGGSQVVLTRLHARYDGEHFPEDLVFQVTNDRQNFQARYVLRHAFKGPLECEAGQRYLTELDKRHQREAETLANLTGWELGTITKKMGDDAPGKKTGGSKPQEPWYKRLWK, encoded by the coding sequence TTTCTATGTGGGCAAGGCCGACACGAGCCTCTTCAACGAGGCCTCGCAGGTGGTGCTGGTGCGCGACGGCGAGCGCACCGTGGTCACCATGTCCAACGACTACAAGGGCGCGCTCACGGACTTCGCGCTGGTGGTGCCCGTGCCCGTGGTGCTCAAGCGCGAGCAGCTCCACGTGGGCGAGCGCAAGTATATCGAGCGGCTGGACGCCTACTCCGCGCCACGGCTGGTGGAGTACTTCGACGAGGATCCGTGCGCCGAGCGGATGGTGGTCTTGCAGGAGTCGCTGCCGGCCGCCGTGCCCGCGGGAGCGGGGATGGACGCGGTCCGGCGCAAGAGCCTGGGCGTGACGGTGGAGGCGCAGTACACCGTCGGCGAGTACGACATCCTCATCCTGTCGGCGAAGGAGTCGGAGGGGCTGGAGACGTGGCTGCGCGAGAGCGGCTACAAGATTCCGCCGAAGGCCGCGAAGGCGCTGGCGCCGTACATCAAGCAGGACATGAAGTTCTTCGTGGCGAAGGTGAACCTGAAGGTGCAGAAGGCCACGGGCTTCAACTACCTGCGTCCGCTGCAGATGGCGTACGAGTCGAAGAAGTTCATGCTGCCCATCCGGCTGGGGATGGCGAACGCGCGGGGGCCGCAGGATCTGGTCATCTACGCGATGACGCGGCAGGGGCGGGTGGAGTCGTCCAACTACCGCACGGTGAAGGTGCCGAGCGACATGGACATCCCGGTGTTCGTGAAGGACGAGTTCAAGCAGTTCTACCCGGCGCTCTTCGAGAAGGCGCACGAGCGGGAGGAGAAGCGCGCCCTCTTCACCGAGTACGTCTGGGACATGGGTTGGTGCGACCCGTGCGCGGCGGATCCGCTCAGCCCCGAGGAGCTGCGCAACCTGGGCGTGTTCTGGCTGGACGAGCAGAACCCGAACGGGATGGGAGGGGGCTCGCAGGTGGTGCTCACGCGACTGCACGCGCGCTACGACGGCGAGCACTTCCCGGAGGACCTGGTGTTCCAGGTGACGAACGACCGGCAGAACTTCCAGGCGCGGTACGTGCTGCGGCACGCCTTCAAGGGGCCGCTGGAGTGTGAGGCGGGCCAGCGGTACCTGACCGAGCTGGACAAGCGTCACCAGCGGGAGGCGGAGACGCTGGCGAATCTCACGGGCTGGGAGCTGGGCACCATCACGAAGAAGATGGGGGACGACGCGCCAGGGAAGAAGACCGGGGGAAGCAAGCCGCAGGAGCCCTGGTACAAGCGGCTCTGGAAGTAA